TTCTGCAGGAAACGCACCGACTCCAGGTTCTCGCGGCCACCGAACTCGTTGGGGATCCACTCGCCTTGATTGCGCGAATAGTCGAGATAGAGCATTGAGGCGACCGCATCCACGCGCAGGCCGTCGACATGGTATTTCTCCGCCCAGAACAGGGCGTTGTTGACGAGGAACGACACCACCTCGCGCCGGCCGAAATTGTAGATCGCCGTGTTCCAGTCGGGATGGAAACCCTGGCGCGGATCGGCATGTTCGTAGAGCGCTGTGCCGTCGAAATGCGCCAGCCCATGCTCATCGACGGGGAAATGCGCCGGCACCCAGTCGAGGATGACGCCGATGCCGGCACGATGGGCGCCGTCGACGAAGCGGGCAAAGCCCTCGGGTTCGCCGAAACGGGCGGACGGCGCATAGAGCCCCGTCGTCTGGTAGCCCCAGGACGGGTCATAGGGATGCTCTGAGATCGGCATAAACTCGATATGGGTAAAGCCTGTCTCGACGGCATACGGGATCAGCCGATCGGCCATCTCGTCCCACGACAGGAAGCTGCCGTCGTCGCGGCGCTGCCACGAGCCGGCATGCACCTCATAGATGCTGATCGGCTCGCGCCGATGGTCGGACGCACGCCAATGCGCGCGGTGCTTGTCGTCGCCCCATTCATGCGCGGGCGGTATGTCGGTCACCGACGCAGTGGCAGGCCGCAGCTCGGAACGGATGGCGTAGGGGTCGGCCTTAAGCGGCAACCTGACACCGCGGGCCCCGATCAGTTCGAACTTGTAGGGCCGGCCCGGACCGATGTCGGGAACGAAGATCTCCCAGATTCCGGTGTCCTGGCGCAGCCGCATCGGATGACGGCGGCCGTCCCAGTCGTTGAAGTCGCCGACCACCGAAACCCGATGCGCGTTCGGTGCCCAGACCGCGAAATGAACGCCGTCGGCGCCCTCATGCGAAATCAGATGTGCGCCCAGCTTGTCGAACAGCCGGAGATGCGAGCCTTCCCCAATGAAGTAGTCGTCCATCGGCCCGAGCACCGGGCCGAAGCTGTAGGCATCCGTCACCCACCATTCGCCGCCGGCATTTTTCGCGAGATAGCGCAGCGGCTGGCGCTTGCGGATCGACAGCTTGCCTTCGAAGAAGCCGGCATCGTTGCGGCGGGGAAGCTCGCCGCACGCCTTGCCCTCCAGCGTGTGGGCGGTGACGGTTTCGGCATGCGGCACGAAGCAACGGGCGAGAAGCCCCTTGCTCGACTGCTGGAGCCCCAGCACCGCGAACGGGTCGCCATGGGTGCCGTTGACGATCGCCTCGATATCGCCTTCCGTGGCTCTGTCGAGCTCCGGTTTCGTTTCGGCGGCCGCGCCGGGCTTCAGCATGTTTTGGTGTCCCCTCCCAGGGTTTTTTCGGCGAGGTCAGTTCATGCAATCACATCAGGCCGGTACGTTCCAGATTTCTTTGGCATATTGGCGGATGGTGCGGTCGGACGAGAACCAGCCGACACGCGCAACGTTGCGAATGGCGCGCGCGTACCAGTCCGGGCTGTCGCGCCAGATATTGTCGACCTGGCGCTGGGCAGCGGCATAAGAATCGAAGTCGGCAGCGACCATGAACCAGTCGTGCTGGTAGAGCCCGTCCATCAGCTCGCGGTAACGCGCGGGGTCGTCGGGCGAGAACACGCCGGATGAAATCGCAGCGACCGCCTGCTTGAGCTCGGGCGAACCGTCGATCACCGCAGCCGGCTGGTAGCCGCTGTTGCGGCGCTCGGCGACCTCCTCGGTGGTCAGGCCGAAGATGAAGATGTTATCGTCGCCGACATGCTCCTTGATCTCGACATTGGCGCCATCGAGCGTACCGATGGTCAACGCGCCGTTGAGCGCGAACTTCATGTTGCCCGTACCGGACGCCTCCATGCCCGCCGTCGAGATCTGCTCCGAAAGGTCGGCCGCCGGCATCAGGATCTCGGCCGCGCTGACATTGTAGTTCGGAATGAAGACGACCTTGAGCAGCCCGCGCACGGAGGGATCGCTGTTGATCACCCTGGCGACGTCATTGGCCAGTTTGATGATCAGCTTGGCGTTGTGGTAGCTCGGTGCCGCCTTGCCGCCAAAGAACTTCACCCGCGGCATCCATTCGCGTTCCGGGTGCGAGCGGATCTGGTCGTAGAGCGCCACCGCCTCGATGATGTTCAGAAGCTGGCGCTTGTATTCGTGGATGCGCTTGATCTGGATGTCGAATAGCGCCGACGGATCGACCTTGATGCCCATCCGCTCGGCCACGAGGTTCGACAGCCGCACCTTGTTGGCGCGCTTGACCGCAGCGAATTTGTCGCGGAACGCGGCATCGCCGGCAAAACCGTCGAGCTCGCGGATCGCCTCGATGTCGTCGAGGAAGTGGTCGCCGATGGCTTCGCGCGCCAGGCCGGTCAAACCAGGATTGCACTGGATCAGCCAGCGCCGCGGCGTGATGCCGTTGGTCTTGTTGTTGATGCGGTCGGGATAGAGGCTGTGCAGGTCGGAAAATACCGTTTCCTTCATCAGCTCGGTATGCAGCGCCGAGACGCCGTTGACGCTGTGCGAACCGGCAAAGGCAAGATTGCCCATGCGAACGCGGCGCTCGCCGTTCTCCTGGATCAGCGAAATGCGGCTGATCTGCTCGCCGCTGAAGCGGCCAGTCGCCCGCGCTTCAAGAAGAACCTCGGCATTGATCGCATAGACGATCTGCATGTGGCGCGGCAGCAGCCGCTCGAACAGTGGCACCGGCCAGCTTTCGAGCGCCTCCGGCAGAAGCGTGTGGTTGGTGTAGGCAAAGGTGCGCTTGGTGATGTCCCAGGACGTGTCGAAGTCCATGCCATGGACGTCCATCAGCAGGCGCATCAGTTCAGGTACGGCGACAGCGGGATGGGTGTCGTTGAGATGGATCGCCGCCTTGTCGGGCAACGACATCAGGTCGCCATATTTGCTGATGTGGCGCTGCAGGATGTCCTGCAGCGAGGCGGTCGAGAAGAAGTATTCCTGCCGCAGCCGCAGTTCCTGGCCGGCCTTGTGCGAGTCCGCGGGATAAAGCACGCGTGACAGCGCGTCGGCCTTGTTGCTTTCGGCAAGCGCACCGATGTGGTCGCCGGCATTGAACTTGTCGAGCAGGATCGGGTCGAGCGGCATGCCCGACCACAGCCGCAGCGTGTTGACGCGCGCGCCGCGCCAGCCGACCACCGGGGTGTCGTAGGCAACGGCCAGGACGCGGTCGGTGGGCTTCCAGACATGCCGTTCAAGCCGGCCATCCGGCGCAGTGACGGATTCGACGGAACCGCCGAAGCCGACCTCGAAAGCGCGCTCGCGGCGCTCGAATTCCCAGGGATTGCCGTGTTCGAGCCAGGTTTCGGGTAGTTCGACCTGCCAGCCGTCATGGATTTCCTGGCGGAACATGCCGTTGGCATAGCGGATGCCGTAGCCATGGGCCGGAATGTCGACGGTCGCCATGCTTTCCATGAAGCAGGCGGCGAGCCGGCCGAGACCGCCATTGCCGAGTGCTGCATCAGGCTCCAGCTTGGCGATGATATCGAACTCGACGCCGAGCGAGGCAAGCGCTTCGCGCATCGCGTCCATCAGGCCGAGATTGGAGAAGGCATCGCGCATCAGGCGGCCGATCAGGAACTCCAGCGAGAGGTAATAAACCCGCTTCGCGCTCTGGTCGTAGGCCTCCTTGGTCGAGGAGATCCACTCGTCGACGATGCGGTCGCGCACCACCTTGATCGATGCGGTCAGCCAATCATAGTCAGTGGCTACCGTGGCGTCCTTGCCGAGCCGGTACTTCAGCGCACTCAGGATTTCGGCAGCCAGTGCCTCGGGGCTCGTGTCGCCAAGGGGTGGCTTGGGGATTTTCGGGGTCACTGCGCGGGTCATCTCGCCTCTCGCATGTTGTTCGGCCACCGTTCACTTACCTCCCTTGCCGACACCAGTCCTCCCATACTCATGTTAGCCAATCCAAATGCGATCTCAATCGATTTAAATCTCCGCGTCAATATCTCGCGAAGCGGAGACCCCGGGGATCTTGCGACGCAGAGACCCCGGGATCTTGCGACGCAGAGACCCCGGGTTGTGGCCGGTCGGTCAGGCAGCGATTGCAGCCTCCGGCGGCGCCTTGGCTCCGGTCATGAACGCCACGGCATCCGACATCGTGTATTCCTTCGGATCGATGACCGTCAGCCTGCGACCGAGGCGATGGATATGGATCCGGTCGGCGACCTCAAAGACATGCGGCATGTTGTGCGAGATCAGCACGATGGGCAGGCCACGCCGCTTCACGTCGAGTATCAGTTCGAGCACGCGCCTGCTTTCCTTGACGCCGAGTGCCGCCGTCGGCTCGTCCATGATCACGACCTTGGAGCCGAAGGCCGCGGCACGCGCCACCGCCACACCCTGGCGCTGGCCGCCGGACAGCGTTTCGACAGCCTGGCCGATGTTCTGGATGGTCATCAGGCCAAGTTCGGTCAGCTTATCGCGCGCCCGCCTCTCCATTGCGCCCCGGTCGAGCATGCGGAACCAGTTGCCCATGATGCCGGGCTTCCGGATTTCGCGGCCGAGGAACATGTTGTCGGCGATCGACAGCGCCGGCGACAGAGCGAGGTTCTGGTAGACAGTCTCGATGCCGGCGTCGCGCGCCTCCATCGGCGCCTTGAAGTTCACCACCTTGCCTTCGAGGCGGATTTCGCCTTCGTCAGGGGTGATGGCTCCCGAAATCGCCTTGATGAGCGACGACTTGCCGGCGCCGTTGTCGCCGATCACGGCAAGGATTTCGCCGGGATAGAGGTCGAAATCGGCCTGATCGAGGGCGGTGACGCGGCCATATCGCTTGACCAGACCGCGCGCGGTGAGAAGAGGTTCGGTAGCCATCAGCCTGCAACCTTTCTGATCCACTGGTCGATTGCGACCGCGATGATGATGAGGGTGCCGATCAGCAGATAGGTCCACTGCGGATCGGTGCCGATGAGGCGGAGGCCAAGCTGGAACACGCCGACGATCAGCGCGCCGAACAGCATGCCGAGGATCGAGCCACGGCCGCCGAACAGCGAGATGCCGCCAATCACCACCGCGGTGATGGATTCGATGTTGGCGAACTGGCCTGCCGTCGGCGACACCGAGCCGATACGGCCGATGAGCATCCAGCCGCCGAGAGCGCAGATCAGGCCCGAGATGACGTAGACAGAGATAAGAACCCTGCTGACGCGCACGCCCGAAAGCTGGGCCGCCTCGGGATCGTCACCGATGGCGTAGACATGCCGGCCCCAGGCGGTGTGGTTCAAAATGTACCACAGGACCGCCACCAGCAGCACCATGGCGACGACGCCATAGGTGAACACCGCATTGCCGAGGCGGAAGTTCTCACCGAAGAACTTCAGAATCGGCGCCTGCGCCTCGATATCCTGGGAACGGATCGTCTCGTTGGCCGAATAGAGGAAATTCGTCGCCAGCACGATCTGCCAGGTGCCGAGCGTGACGATGAACGGCGGCAGCTTCATGTAGGAGACAAGCACACCATTCAGCCAGCCGCAGAGAGCGCCGACGGCGAAGCCGCACAGGATCGCCAGCGAAGGCGGCAAGCCGTAGCGGAAAGTGAACTGCCCCATCACCACCGACGACAGCACCATGATGGCGCCGACGGAAAGATCGATGCCGGCGGTCAGGATGACCAGGGTCTGGGCAGCGCCGATGATACCGGTGATAGCCACCTGCTGCAGGATCAGCGTCATCGAGAAGGCCGAGAAGAACTTGCCGCCAATGATCACGCCGAAGAGCGCGACCGAGGCAATAAGCACGATCAGCGGGACTGCGGCCGGGTTGGAATGCAGGAAATGCTGGACCTTTTCGATTGGCGACCGGGTATGCGTGTCGAAGCTGGCCACCGAGGTGTCGCTGCCCGAGAGAACCTTCTCGAACTCCTGCGGCCGCCTGGCATCTGCCGAAGCGTCAGTCATGTCGAATTCCTCCCATCAGGGATTTCACATCCCCCTTGTAGGAAGGGCGACCAAGGGGTCGCCCTTCGTCTGCAAGGAAGTGTCACGCCTTCAGGCGGTCAGATCAACCCCAGCACTTTTCCAGGCCGGTCTTGACGTCGATCGATTCCACACCCGTGGCCGGCTTGTCGGTCACCAGCGAAACGCCCGTGTCGAAGAAGTCCTTGCCTTCCGTCGGCTTGGGCTTCTCGCCGCTATCGGCGAACTTCTTGATCGCCTCGATGCCGAGTGCCGCCATCATCAGCGGGTATTGCTGCGAAGTTGCGCCGATGACGCCGTCCTGGACATTCTTGACGCCCGGGCAGCCGCCGTCGACGGAAACGATCAGCACGTTCTTTTCCATGCCGACTGCCTTGAGTGCCTCATAGGCACCGGCGGCGGCAGGCTCGTTGATGGTGTGGACGACGGTGATGCCCGGATCCTTCTGGAGCAGGTTCTCCATCGCCTTGCGGCCGCCTTCTTCGTTGCCATTGGTGACGTCATGGCCGACGATGCGGGCATCGTCTTCGTCGCCGATCTTGTTGGCGTCCTTCACGTCGATGCCAAAGCCCATCATGAAGCCCTGGTCGCGCAGCACGTCGACCGTCGGCTGCGACGGGGTCAGGTCGAGGAAGGCAATCTTGGCGTCCTTGGCCTTGTCGCCGAGGGTCGCCGCAGCCCACTGGCCGATCAACTTGCCGGCAAGCAAATTGTCGGTGGCGAAGGTGGCGTCGGCCGAATCGGCCGGCTCGAGCGGGGTGTCGAGGGCTATGACCAGGATGCCGGCGTCGCGCGCCTTCTTGACCGCCGGCACGATGCCCTTGGTGTCGGAAGCCGTGATCAGGATGCCCTTGGCGCCGTCGGCGATGCAGGTCTCGATCGCCGCGACCTGGCTTTCGCTGTCGCCGTCGATCTTGCCGGCATAGCTCTTCAGCGTGACGCCGAGCTCAGTCGCCTTCGCCGTCGCGCCTTCCTTCATCTTGACGAAGAAGGGATTGGTGTCGGTCTTCGTGATCAGGCATGCGCCTACATCGGCGGCCGATGCAGGTGCTGCAATGCTTGCAAGCGCGGCAACCGCCGCACCAAAGACAGTCGTCTTCAGAACTGAAAATTTCATCGGGTACTCCTCCCAAAACCAAACCATGCGACCCCGGTCAGCGGGTGTCGTTCCAGATACTCATGCACTCTTCCCAGTCGAGTATCCGGCCCTGACGAAACACCAATCGGCGCCGACTGTCAATAATTAAATCACTCTTATTTATTATTGACAGGATTGCAGTCGACCCGCATTCTGTCCCAAAAGAAAATTGCGGATCTTCAGAGAAAACCGCTGAAATGACGGGAGGAAGCCGGTGGAGGCCGGAAGTTCAAGGCACGGCTCGCCAGAGGCTGGGGAAAGCCAGCAACTGCGCGGCACCAACCAGAGCGGCATGCGCGATCACAACGAGCGGCTGGTGCTGTCGCTGGTGCGGCAGAGCGGCGCCCTGGCCAAATCCGACATCGCACGGATGACTGGCCTGTCGGCGCAGACTGTCTCGGTGATCATGCGTGAACTTGAGGTCGAGGGGCTTTTGCTGCGTCAGGAGCCGATCCGCGGCAAGATCGGCCAGCCCTCCATTCCCATGGCCCTGAACCCGGAGGGCGCCTTCTTCATTGGCCTCAAGGTCGGCCGGCGCAGCGCCGAACTCGTGCTCATCGATTTTCTCGGCAAGACGCGGGCGATGCTGCAGAACTCCTATGGCTACCCGACGCCGCGCGACACCATCGAATTCGTAAGATCGGGCATCGCCCAGATGCGCGCCGGCCTGACGCGCGGGCAGGACAAGCGCATTGCCGGCCTCGGCGTGGCTATGCCGTTCGAACTCTGGAACTGGGTCGACACGGCAGGCGCCCCGCCCGAGATCATGGACGCGTGGCGCAATCGCGACATCCGCAGCGACCTCCAGGCGCTGTTTTCCTTTCCCGTCTATCTGCAGAACGACGCCACCTCGGCCTGCGGCGCCGAACTGGTGTTCGGCGACATCGGCTCGCTTCGCGACTTCGTCTATTTCTACATCGGCGCCTTTGCCGGCGGCGGCGTGGTGCTCAACGGCAGGCTCTACAGCGGACCTACCGGAAATGCCGGCGCGCTCGGCTCGATGCCGGTGCCGGGACCGGGCGGCAGACCTACCCAGCTCATCGACGTCGCCTCCATCGCCGTGCTCGAAAAGTCGCTGAACGCCAAGGGCATCGAAGCTTCCTACCTCTGGACCTCGCCCGAGGAATGGCACGACCTCGACAACCAGCCTGACCTCGACAACTGGATTTCGACCGCGTCTGACGCGCTCGCCTACGCCATCGTGGCGTCGGCATCCGTCATCGATTTCGAAAGTGCGGTCATCGACGGCTGGATGCCGCCGTCGATCCGCGCCCGCCTGGTGCAGGCAGTGCAATCGGCGATCGGCAAGATCGACGTCGAGGGCCTGCGCATCCCATCCGTCCGCGAGGGCACCGTCGGCATCCATGCGCGCGCCATGGGCGGCGCCAGCCTGCCGCTGTCCGAGCGCTTCCTGATCGGCTCGACCGCACCGTCGCGAGGGGTCTGACCGTGCTCATCAACATCCCTTCTCTGCTCGGGCCGGACCTGCTGTTCACCTTGCGGGCGATGGGCCATGGCGACGAGATCGCCATGGTCGACGGCAATTATCCCGCGCTCGAGCATGGCCGCCGCGTTATCCGCGCCGACGGGCTCGACCTGATCCCGGTGCTCGACGCCGTGCTGCAGGTGCTGCCGGTCGACGATTTCGTGCCGCAGGCGATCTTCCGCTCCTCGGTCAAGGGCGACCCGGCGCTGTCCGACCCCGTACATGGCGAAATCGACCAGGTCTGCGCCCATCGCGCGCCGGGCTTCGCCGTTGTGCCGCTGGCCGGCGATGCCTTCTACAGTCGCGTCAAGGCCGCCCACACCATCATTGCCACCAGTGAGCCCAGGCTCTACGCCAATGTCATCGTCCGCAAGGGCGTCATCTATCCAGAGGGAATCGGCAAGCCATGATCCTGTGCTGCGGCGAAGCGCTCATCGACATGCTGCCACGGCAAAGTCCTGACGGCGAACCTGCCTTTGCGCCCTATGCCGGCGGCGCGATCTTCAATTCGGCGATCGCGCTCGGGCGCCTCGGTGTGCCAACCGAGTTCTTCTCAGGCGTTTCGTCCGACCTGTTCGGCCAGCAGGTCCGCGACGTGCTGGCGGCGAGCAATGTCGGCTCACGACATGCCAATCTGTCGGGCAGGCCAACGACGCTGGCCTTCGTCCGGCTCGACAACGGCCACGCCACCTACACCTTCTATGACGAGAACACCGCCGGCCGCATGCTGACCGAGGCCGATTTGCCCAGCCTTGGCGACGACATCGATGCCATGCTGTTCGGCGCGATCAGCCTCATTCCCGAGCCATGCGGTTCGGCCTACGAGGCACTGATGAAGCGAGAGCACCAGCGCCGGGTGATGATGTTCGACCCCAACATCCGGCCGGGTTTCATCCAAGACAAGCAGGCTCACCTTGGACGTATGCGCCGCATGCTCGCCATGGCCGACATCGTCAAGCTTTCGGACGAGGACCTGGCCTGGTTCGGCGAAACAGGCAGCCATGACGAGATTGCGGCTGACTGGCTGGGCAAGGGCCCGAAACTGGTGATCATCACCAAGGGCAGCAAGGGCGCCACCGCCTACAGCGCCCGGCACACTATCTCCGTGACGCCAGAAAAAGTGACAGTGGTCGACACGGTCGGCGCCGGCGACACCTTCAATGCGGGCGTGCTTGCCTCGCTGCACGAACAGAACGTGTTGACCAAGGCTGCCATCTCCGAACTCTCGGCCTCGGCCATTGAATCAGCCCTGTCGCTTGGTGCGCGGGCCGCCGCCGTGACCGTGTCGCGCGCCGGCGCAAACCCGCCATGGCGGCGCGAACTGGCCTGAATTGGGCGTTTTCCGGCGACTTCACCGATCACTTTATGTTTCGCATCGCCAAGCCGGCTTCGACGCACCAGCCCGGAAAACCGCTGTTTTCCGCCATTTTCGGCGCGGAATTGCTGCAACCGAAAGTAACAGGAAGTGCAGCCGCGCCTTGCATGCCGCAGGGTGCTCGGCTTTTTCGGCCCCCCCAACTCTGCTATCAGCGGCGCGACGAAACGATTGGGTTTTTGGGGCAATAATGCAGTTCATCGATCTCGGCGCGCAGCGCGAACGAATCCGCGACCGTCTGAAGGCGGCCATCGACAAGGTTGTCGACGAAGGACGCTACATCCTCGGTCCGGAAGTCACCGAATTCGAAAACCAGCTCGCCAAATATGTCGGCGTCAAGCATGTGGTTGCCTGCGCCAACGGCACCGACGCGCTGCTGCTGCCGCTGCTGGCCTCCGGCATCGGCCCTGGCGATGCGGTGTTCGTTCCGAGCTTCACCTTTGCTGCCACGGCTGAAGTTGTGGCCCTTGCCAAGGCCGAGCCGGTGTTCGTCGACATCGAGCCGGACACCTACAACATCTCCATCGAGAGCCTCGAAGCTGCGATCGCCATGATCAAGGCCGAAGGCCGCCTGAAGCCAAAGGCGATCATCCCGGTCGACCTGTTCGGCATCGCCGCCGACTATGCGGCCATCGACGCCATCGCCAAGCGTGAGAACCTGCTCGTCATCGAAGACGCCGCCCAGTCGATCGGCGGCTCGCAGGACGGCAAGATGTGCGGCGCCTATGGCCATGTTGGCGCCACCAGCTTCTACCCGGCCAAGCCGCTCGGCTGCTATGGCGACGGCGGTGCGATGTTTACCAATGACGACGAGTTTGCCGCCAAGCTCCGTTCCTTCGCCTTCCACGGCAAGGGCGAAACCCAGTACGACAACATCCATGTCGGCTTGAACTCGCGCCTCGACACGCTGCAGGCGGCCATCCTGATCGAGAAGCTGGCGATCCTGGAAGACGAGATGGAGGCGCGTGCGCGCGTCGCCAGGCGTTATGCAGACGGCCTCGGCGATGTGGTGAAGGCCTCGCGTGCGCCCTCCGGCGGCCGCTCGGCATGGGCACAATATGCCATCGAAACCGCCGACCGCGACGGGCTGAAGAAGCACCTGCAGGAACAAGGCATTCCGTCTGTCATCTATTATGTGAAGCCGCTGCATGTGCAGGTGGCCTACAGCCACTACCCGCGCACGCCGGGCGGCCTGCCGGTATCCGATGCCGTGCCCGGCACCATCCTGTGCCTGCCGATGCATCCTTACCTCAGCGAAGCCGATCAGGACCGGATCATCTCGACGATCCGCAATTATGTCGGCTCCAACTCGGCCAAGATCGCGGCCAAGTAGGCAGCACTTTCAAGTCAGAACATGAAGGCCGGGCAAGTCAGAACATGAAGGCCGGGCAAGTCAGAACATGAAGGCCGGGCAAGTCAGAACATGAAGGCCGGGTCGATGATCCGGCCGCTCGAGACGAAATGCGGATTGGCGAAATCGGCATCATTGGTCTGGTTGCGCTTGCCATAGGCCAGCGGCGCACCGTCCAGCGTATGCGTGGTGCCGCCTGCGGCGCGCAACACCGCATCGCCCGCCGCCGTATCCCACTCCATCGTCCTGCCGAAGCGCGGATAGAGGTCGGCCTCGCCGGATGCCAACAGGCAGAACTTCAGCGACGAGCCGACCGAGACGATCTCGGCGGCATGCACGCGCTTGATGAAGGTTTCCGTTTCTGGGGT
The nucleotide sequence above comes from Aminobacter aminovorans. Encoded proteins:
- a CDS encoding DegT/DnrJ/EryC1/StrS family aminotransferase, which translates into the protein MQFIDLGAQRERIRDRLKAAIDKVVDEGRYILGPEVTEFENQLAKYVGVKHVVACANGTDALLLPLLASGIGPGDAVFVPSFTFAATAEVVALAKAEPVFVDIEPDTYNISIESLEAAIAMIKAEGRLKPKAIIPVDLFGIAADYAAIDAIAKRENLLVIEDAAQSIGGSQDGKMCGAYGHVGATSFYPAKPLGCYGDGGAMFTNDDEFAAKLRSFAFHGKGETQYDNIHVGLNSRLDTLQAAILIEKLAILEDEMEARARVARRYADGLGDVVKASRAPSGGRSAWAQYAIETADRDGLKKHLQEQGIPSVIYYVKPLHVQVAYSHYPRTPGGLPVSDAVPGTILCLPMHPYLSEADQDRIISTIRNYVGSNSAKIAAK